In one Thermoplasmata archaeon genomic region, the following are encoded:
- a CDS encoding ATP/GTP-binding protein: MEEPATVYFTGTAGAGKTTLVQAYGAWLKSAGYDATIVNLDPGSEATNFEPDVDVREWVRLADVMDEYGLGPNGAQVAAADLITIKIFEIKQAIQELKTDYVLVDTPGQVELFAFRESSKAMVEALSGDRSAIAFLFDPALAARPTGYVSLLMLAATVEFRLRLPMIHVLSKADILPADRLAQIASWVEDSSALYEAITAETPTPDLQMSTEVFRALESMGALAGALPVSAKEGTGLEVFYRSCQAIFAGSEDLEPSHAPSEE, from the coding sequence ATGGAGGAACCGGCCACGGTATACTTCACCGGCACCGCCGGGGCGGGAAAGACCACGCTCGTCCAGGCGTACGGAGCTTGGCTCAAGAGCGCGGGGTACGACGCGACGATCGTCAACCTCGACCCCGGAAGCGAGGCGACGAACTTCGAGCCCGACGTCGATGTGCGCGAATGGGTGCGCCTGGCCGATGTCATGGACGAGTACGGCCTCGGGCCGAACGGAGCGCAGGTCGCGGCGGCCGACCTGATCACGATCAAGATCTTCGAGATCAAGCAGGCCATCCAGGAGCTGAAGACCGACTACGTCCTGGTCGACACTCCCGGCCAGGTGGAGCTGTTCGCGTTCCGCGAATCCTCGAAGGCGATGGTCGAGGCGCTCAGCGGTGACCGTTCGGCGATCGCGTTCCTGTTCGATCCGGCGCTCGCCGCCCGACCGACCGGCTACGTCTCCCTGTTGATGCTCGCCGCGACGGTCGAGTTCCGCCTTCGGCTCCCGATGATACACGTGCTCTCCAAGGCGGACATCCTGCCGGCGGACCGTCTCGCCCAGATCGCCTCGTGGGTAGAGGATTCTTCGGCGCTCTACGAGGCGATCACCGCGGAGACCCCGACCCCCGATCTGCAGATGTCCACCGAGGTGTTCCGAGCGCTCGAATCGATGGGCGCGCTCGCGGGGGCCCTGCCCGTCTCGGCCAAGGAGGGAACGGGGCTCGAGGTGTTCTACCGTTCCTGCCAGGCGATCTTCGCGGGCAGCGAGGATCTCGAGCCCTCGCACGCCCCGAGCGAAGAGTAA
- a CDS encoding signal recognition particle subunit SRP19/SEC65 family protein → MPDHFYVYPAYLSVELSRRDGRRVPTAMASAQVSTAEIVAAAKRLGFTAEIEANKQYPRQFHTYAGRVKISKSKGTTKARFLTAIAAEIHKARPTAGAHA, encoded by the coding sequence GTGCCCGACCACTTCTACGTGTATCCGGCCTACCTGTCGGTGGAGCTGTCGCGCCGCGACGGGCGGCGGGTCCCGACGGCGATGGCCAGTGCGCAGGTCTCGACCGCGGAGATCGTGGCGGCCGCGAAGCGGCTCGGCTTTACGGCGGAGATCGAGGCGAACAAGCAGTACCCCCGACAGTTCCACACGTACGCTGGTCGGGTCAAGATCTCGAAATCCAAGGGCACAACAAAGGCCCGGTTCCTGACGGCCATCGCCGCGGAGATCCACAAAGCTCGCCCCACGGCGGGAGCACACGCGTAG
- a CDS encoding 30S ribosomal protein S8e encodes MGIWQGRSRRKRTGGRLRPIRKKRRHEIGRELQLATVGTGTVKKYRVRGGNRKMRILTATTINVYDPSTKLTRNVKVVTVRENPANPNYVQRNVITKGAILETELGRVRVRSRPGQDGVLNGVRIDAGASAA; translated from the coding sequence ATGGGAATCTGGCAAGGACGATCCCGACGCAAGCGCACCGGAGGCCGGCTCCGCCCTATTCGCAAGAAGCGCCGACATGAGATCGGCCGAGAGCTTCAGCTGGCGACCGTCGGCACGGGCACCGTGAAGAAGTACCGCGTCCGCGGCGGGAACCGCAAGATGCGGATCCTCACGGCCACGACCATCAACGTCTACGACCCCTCGACCAAGCTCACGCGCAATGTCAAGGTCGTCACGGTTCGCGAGAATCCCGCGAACCCCAACTACGTTCAGCGGAACGTCATCACGAAGGGCGCGATCCTGGAGACGGAACTCGGACGCGTCCGCGTTCGCAGTCGCCCCGGCCAGGACGGCGTCCTGAACGGCGTCCGCATCGACGCCGGCGCGTCGGCGGCGTAG
- the rnhB gene encoding ribonuclease HII, translated as MTARTVLGVDEAGRGPVLGPLIVGGFAMDEERLESLQELGVRDSKELAPNLREEIYEQLGRYGRRETIALLPPEIDAAVARGALNQLEARAFGEMIGRMRPDRAYIDACDANAPRFGSLVRRLSRWEGEVVSRHKADRDIPLVGAASIVAKVVRDRAMVALGKELGADVGSGYQTDPVTIAFLKDHLPRAGERPYWLRSSWRTTARLMAERSARTLDDFAP; from the coding sequence ATGACCGCTCGGACCGTGCTCGGAGTGGACGAGGCCGGCCGTGGCCCGGTCCTGGGTCCCTTGATCGTCGGCGGGTTCGCCATGGACGAGGAGCGCCTGGAGAGCCTCCAGGAGCTCGGGGTCCGGGACTCCAAAGAGCTCGCTCCGAACCTTCGGGAGGAGATCTACGAGCAGCTCGGCCGGTACGGCCGTCGCGAGACCATCGCGCTATTGCCCCCGGAGATCGACGCGGCGGTGGCGCGCGGCGCCTTGAACCAGCTGGAGGCCCGCGCCTTCGGGGAGATGATCGGCAGGATGCGCCCCGACCGGGCCTACATCGACGCGTGCGACGCCAACGCGCCCCGTTTCGGATCCCTGGTCCGCCGGCTCTCCCGCTGGGAAGGGGAGGTCGTCTCCCGGCACAAGGCCGATCGGGACATCCCGCTCGTGGGCGCGGCCTCGATCGTCGCGAAGGTCGTCCGCGATCGGGCGATGGTCGCCCTCGGCAAGGAACTGGGAGCGGATGTCGGCAGCGGATATCAAACGGACCCGGTCACGATCGCGTTCCTGAAGGACCACCTCCCTCGCGCCGGTGAGCGGCCGTACTGGCTGCGCTCCTCCTGGCGCACAACGGCTAGACTTATGGCCGAACGATCGGCTCGCACGCTGGACGACTTTGCGCCATGA
- a CDS encoding SCP2 sterol-binding domain-containing protein yields MTIEEELALLVDRFNRRAETNPGVSEELSGLERTIRLRLTDAGSYAVDLRGGRLGNLRTSATGPADITITTDVATFHGLVRKDIGPMKAIFSQKLKIEGSLDDKLLFRRLL; encoded by the coding sequence ATGACGATCGAAGAGGAACTCGCGCTACTGGTCGATCGGTTCAACCGTCGCGCGGAGACGAACCCCGGGGTCTCCGAGGAGCTCTCGGGCCTCGAACGCACGATCCGCCTTCGGCTGACGGACGCGGGATCGTACGCGGTGGATCTGCGCGGAGGACGTCTCGGGAATCTGCGGACTTCGGCCACCGGCCCGGCGGACATCACCATCACGACGGACGTCGCGACGTTCCACGGACTCGTCCGCAAGGACATCGGCCCGATGAAGGCGATCTTCTCTCAGAAGCTCAAGATCGAGGGGAGCCTCGACGATAAGCTCCTGTTCCGGCGCCTGCTCTAG